The Melopsittacus undulatus isolate bMelUnd1 chromosome 12, bMelUnd1.mat.Z, whole genome shotgun sequence genome has a segment encoding these proteins:
- the TNFRSF18 gene encoding tumor necrosis factor receptor superfamily member 18, whose translation MAEQTSDHLRVRACLLMLMCLWQWTQQILATTCSDGELRVISRGEKKCCPKCISSTGDNSTCQNTRDHDCRCRQGYSCVDRACLYCQKLPECAAGEELVKLGNVDFTFKCKPCEMGTYSSVKNGWCRNWTDCESSGFLTVKQGNSTHNAVCGLLPKELEQGPIIFDSLSTTILAILTAVALFILILLTFILHFCIWSLKKEKYDAADDLEHIFPKQLMVPQMSHHGEETYSCQLPEEEHGDKTPEEKHCYFHPQSLQ comes from the exons ATGGCTGAGCAGACAAGTGATCATCTCAGGGTTCGAGCTTGCTTGCTGATGCTGATGTGCCTATGGCAGTGGACACAGCAAATTCTGGCAACAACATGCAGTGATGGTGAACTGCGAGTCATCAGTAGAGGTGAAAAGAAATGCTGCCCCAAATGCATCTCAAGCACAG GAGACAACAGCACATGTCAAAATACCCGAGACCATGACTGCAGATGTCGTCAGGGATACAGCTGTGTTGACAGGGCATGTCTCTACTGCCAGAAACTGCCTGAGTGTGCAGCAGGCGAGGAGCTGGTGAAGCTTG GCAATGTAGACTTCACATTCAAATGTAAACCATGTGAGATGGGAACCTATTCTAGTGTGAAGAATGGCTGGTGCCGTAACTGGACTGA tTGTGAAAGCTCTGGGTTTCTAACAGTCAAGCAAGGCAACAGTACACATAATGCAGTATGTGGTTTGCTTCCTAAGGAACTGGAGCAAG GTCCTATTATATTTGACTCTCTCTCTACCACCATCCTGGCCATCCTGACTGCAGTGGCTCTGTTTATTCTCATCTTGCTGACCTTCATCTTGCATTTCTGCATATGgtcactgaagaaagaaaaatatgatgCAGCTGATG ATCTGGAACATATATTCCCTAAGCAGCTGATGGTTCCACAGATGTCACACCACGGAGAAGAGACTTATAGCTGCCAGCTTCCAGAAGAAGAACATGGAGACAAAACACCAGAAGAAAAGCATTGCTACTTCCACCCTCAGAGTCTACAGTGA
- the TNFRSF4 gene encoding tumor necrosis factor receptor superfamily member 4 isoform X2, with amino-acid sequence MSQRCTTRADTVCVPCRDEYFSSEHNLEFCHVCTICNTRKGSVEVKKCEKTSDRICKCLPGYMPDTSNTLRHECLPCPEGSYSIGGYEKCQPWTNCSLLGKKTLRPGTKTDDAVCSSQVIQATASQSTTPVLNLSTTHHKNNTSTAVFSPSRPSLIPSICSDTNSPMETNWGSVSLILICLMLLMVSGTAILLLIIQAAKKRRPYRNNHKGW; translated from the exons ATGAGCCAGCGCTGCACTACAAGAGCAGACACAGTCTGTGTCCCCTGTAGAGACGAATACTTCAGTAGTGAGCACAATCTCGAGTTCTGCCACGTTTGTACAATCTGCAACACTA GAAAGGGGAGTGTGGAAGTGAAGAAGTGTGAGAAGACCTCTGACAGAATTTGCAAGTGTCTGCCAGGTTATATGCCAGATACCAGCAACACACTGAGACATG aaTGCTTACCATGTCCTGAAGGGTCTTATTCCATAGGGGGTTATGAGAAGTGTCAACCTTGGACCAA CTGCAGCCTTCTTGGGAAAAAGACTCTTCGACCAGGGACAAAAACAGATGATGCTGTTTGCAGCAGCCAGGTCATACAGGCAACTGCCTCTCAGAGTACAACACCTGTTTTGAACCTTTCCACCACACACCACAAGAACAATACATCAACTGCAGTGTTCTCACCATCCAGACCCAGCCTGATTCCTTCCATTTGTTCGGATACAAACAGCCCCATGGAGACTAACTGGG gGTCTGTATCACTTATCCTTATTTGTCTGATGTTGCTCATGGTGAGTGGAACGGCCATCCTCCTGTTGATTATTCAAGCAGCCAAAAAGAGGAGGCCTTATAGAAACAACCATAAAG gtTGGTAA
- the TNFRSF4 gene encoding tumor necrosis factor receptor superfamily member 4 isoform X1, producing MSQRCTTRADTVCVPCRDEYFSSEHNLEFCHVCTICNTRKGSVEVKKCEKTSDRICKCLPGYMPDTSNTLRHECLPCPEGSYSIGGYEKCQPWTNCSLLGKKTLRPGTKTDDAVCSSQVIQATASQSTTPVLNLSTTHHKNNTSTAVFSPSRPSLIPSICSDTNSPMETNWGSVSLILICLMLLMVSGTAILLLIIQAAKKRRPYRNNHKEENSVRLPIQEEQIDFNSSLIKN from the exons ATGAGCCAGCGCTGCACTACAAGAGCAGACACAGTCTGTGTCCCCTGTAGAGACGAATACTTCAGTAGTGAGCACAATCTCGAGTTCTGCCACGTTTGTACAATCTGCAACACTA GAAAGGGGAGTGTGGAAGTGAAGAAGTGTGAGAAGACCTCTGACAGAATTTGCAAGTGTCTGCCAGGTTATATGCCAGATACCAGCAACACACTGAGACATG aaTGCTTACCATGTCCTGAAGGGTCTTATTCCATAGGGGGTTATGAGAAGTGTCAACCTTGGACCAA CTGCAGCCTTCTTGGGAAAAAGACTCTTCGACCAGGGACAAAAACAGATGATGCTGTTTGCAGCAGCCAGGTCATACAGGCAACTGCCTCTCAGAGTACAACACCTGTTTTGAACCTTTCCACCACACACCACAAGAACAATACATCAACTGCAGTGTTCTCACCATCCAGACCCAGCCTGATTCCTTCCATTTGTTCGGATACAAACAGCCCCATGGAGACTAACTGGG gGTCTGTATCACTTATCCTTATTTGTCTGATGTTGCTCATGGTGAGTGGAACGGCCATCCTCCTGTTGATTATTCAAGCAGCCAAAAAGAGGAGGCCTTATAGAAACAACCATAAAG aagaaaacagcgTTCGACTTCCTATCCAGGAAGAACAAATTGACTTCAATTCTAGTCTCATCAAAAACTGA
- the SDF4 gene encoding 45 kDa calcium-binding protein, whose protein sequence is MMSRQAFLCSLGSLYLSLLFVFLLMDVYARPANNSALKEKPADSKDENEILPPDHLNGVKMEMDGHLNKEFHQEVFLGKEMEEFEEDSEPRRNRKKLMVIFSKVDINNDKKIGAKEMQRWIMEKTDEHFQEAVEENKMHFRAVDPDGDGRVSWDEYKIKFLASKGFNEKEIAEKIKNNEELKIDEETQEVLDNLKDRWYQADNPPPDLMLNEEEFLSFLHPEHSRGMLKFMVKEIIRDLDQDGDKKLTLSEFISLPVGTVENQQAQDIDDDWVKDRRKEFEEVIDANHDGIVTMEELEEYMDPMNEYNALNEAKQMIAVADENQNHHLELEEILKYSEYFTGSKLMDYARNVHEEF, encoded by the exons atGATGTCAAGACAGGCCTTCCTCTGCAGTTTGGGATCTCTGTATTTGTCCCTTCTGTTTGTATTTCTCCTAATGGATGTATATGCAAGGCCTGCAAATAATTCAGCCCTCAAAGAAAAGCCAGCTGACAGTAAAGATGAGAACGAGATCTTGCCCCCAGATCACTTGAACGGAGTCaaaatggagatggatggacaTCTTAACAAGGAATTTCATCAAGAAGTTTTCCTAGGAAAAGAGATGGAAGAGTTTGAGGAAGACTCAGAACCCAGAAGAAATAGGAAGAAGCTCATGGTCATCTTTTCCAA GGTGGAtataaataatgataaaaaaataggTGCCAAAGAGATGCAGCGCTGGATCATGGAAAAGACAgatgaacacttccaggaagctgtggaagagaataaaatgcaCTTCCGAGCCGTGGACCCTGATGGTGATG GCCGTGTGTCCTGGGatgaatataaaattaaatttttggCAAGCAAAGGCTTTAATGAGAAAGAGATTGCAGAGAAGATCAAAAACAATGAAGAGTTGAAAATAGATGAAGAAA CACAGGAAGTTCTAGATAACCTGAAGGATCGGTGGTACCAAGCTGACAACCCACCTCCTGATCTGATGTTGAATGAAGAAGAGTTCTTGTCGTTTCTCCATCCAGAGCATAGTAGGGGGATGCTGAAGTTCATGGTTAAAGAAATCATCCGAGATTTGG ATCAAGACGGAGATAAGAAACTCACCCTTTCAGAGTTTATTTCCTTGCCTGTTGGTACTGTAGAGAACCAGCAAGCTCAAGATATTGATGATGACTGGGTAAAAGACAGGAGAAAGGAATTTGAGGAGGTGATTGATGCTAACCACGATGGTATTGTCACAATGGAAGAGCTGGAG GAATATATGGATCCTATGAATGAATACAATGCCCTAAATGAAGCGAAGCAAATGATAGCAGTAGCagatgaaaatcaaaaccatcaCTTAGAGCTGGAAGAGATCCTGAAATACAGCGAGTACTTCACAGGCAGCAAGCTTATGGACTATGCACGTAATGTCCATGAGGAGTTCTGA
- the TNFRSF4 gene encoding tumor necrosis factor receptor superfamily member 4 isoform X3, whose translation MSQRCTTRADTVCVPCRDEYFSSEHNLEFCHVCTICNTRKGSVEVKKCEKTSDRICKCLPGYMPDTSNTLRHECLPCPEGSYSIGGYEKCQPWTNCSLLGKKTLRPGTKTDDAVCSSQVIQATASQSTTPVLNLSTTHHKNNTSTAVFSPSRPSLIPSICSDTNSPMETNWGSVSLILICLMLLMVSGTAILLLIIQAAKKRRPYRNNHKENSVRLPIQEEQIDFNSSLIKN comes from the exons ATGAGCCAGCGCTGCACTACAAGAGCAGACACAGTCTGTGTCCCCTGTAGAGACGAATACTTCAGTAGTGAGCACAATCTCGAGTTCTGCCACGTTTGTACAATCTGCAACACTA GAAAGGGGAGTGTGGAAGTGAAGAAGTGTGAGAAGACCTCTGACAGAATTTGCAAGTGTCTGCCAGGTTATATGCCAGATACCAGCAACACACTGAGACATG aaTGCTTACCATGTCCTGAAGGGTCTTATTCCATAGGGGGTTATGAGAAGTGTCAACCTTGGACCAA CTGCAGCCTTCTTGGGAAAAAGACTCTTCGACCAGGGACAAAAACAGATGATGCTGTTTGCAGCAGCCAGGTCATACAGGCAACTGCCTCTCAGAGTACAACACCTGTTTTGAACCTTTCCACCACACACCACAAGAACAATACATCAACTGCAGTGTTCTCACCATCCAGACCCAGCCTGATTCCTTCCATTTGTTCGGATACAAACAGCCCCATGGAGACTAACTGGG gGTCTGTATCACTTATCCTTATTTGTCTGATGTTGCTCATGGTGAGTGGAACGGCCATCCTCCTGTTGATTATTCAAGCAGCCAAAAAGAGGAGGCCTTATAGAAACAACCATAAAG aaaacagcgTTCGACTTCCTATCCAGGAAGAACAAATTGACTTCAATTCTAGTCTCATCAAAAACTGA